ACAAAGAAAAGATCACAGATCGCAGCAGTCGCCGGTACCGAGGACCTGACTTTGACCTGCATGAGCTTTCGTTTTCCCAATTTGGGAGAACTCACGCGGGTTGAATGGCTTTCCTTCATTATCGCTCATTCCAAAAGACATACGTTCCAACTACGTAACATTTTTGAAAAAGTAACTGAAAAGGTAGAGAGCTAGTACTTCAAAAGATTAATATCTTGCAGATTCTTAGAATTAATGAGTCGCAACATAATGAACCGAAAATTAGCTATCCTTTTCTTGATGCTGGCAGCCAGCATCACAAGTTACTCTCAATCAGCCGCTGGCACGGGTAAAATCGCGCCATTTCAGATCCGCCTTACCAACGGCCAGCAGTTTACGTCCTCACAGCTTGCAGCCGGCCCGGTCGTATTAATCTACTTTTCGCCGGACTGTGATCATTGTCAGGATTTTACTAAAGACATGATCAAAAACTATAATGTCATCGCCAACAAGCAGGTCGTTATGGTGACATTTCAGGCGATGGATATGCTGAAACCGTTTGTAACCCAGTATCGCTTAGGCTCTTATCCAAATATCAAAGTAGGAACGGAAGGGACTTCCTACCTGGTGCAGCGCTACTACCAGATCCGCTCCTTCCCGTACATTGCTATTTATGACAAAAAAGGGAATCTGGTGAAAACTTTTGAAGGAGAACAGCCTCACGCTGAGATCTTCAAGGCGATCAAACAGATCTGAGGAATGAGACTTGGTAAGTCTTCAAGACTTGCCAAGTCTCGCCACAAAATCATCGTCGATCAGGTGCGGGTAAGCTTCCGTCACCCTCGTAATTTCCTCAGATTGTCCCGGCGAAAGGCTTTCCTTTGGGTTCAGCGTCCATATTCCTTCCAGCAATCCCTGCCTACGCAACACCTCATGTACACCCGTGATACACCCGTGGAAGTCATGCGACGGATCAAAAATAGCAGCATTCATATCAGTCACCTCTACATTCAGGGTCAATAATTTAGAGAGGTCTTCCTTATTTTTAATGGTCGTTTTAATGGTCGAAAGCAGCCCGACTGCCCTTTCCGTCCACACCGCCCAGTGTCCCAAAAGCCCTCCTACAAAGCCTTTCTCGACTATTTTACCATTGATATTAAAACGGTAAGGTGTGATCAGGTCGGCGACAATGTTATCGTCATTACCGGTGTACAATGCGATTTCGTCTTTTCGTGACGAGTTGCAAACTGCCCGCACCACGTCCAGCGTCTGGTACCGGTTAAAAGCCGCCACTTTAATGGCCAGCACATTCGGGATTTCAGCAAACTGTTGCCAGAAATCGTAGCTATACACCCGGCCGCCGATCGCAGCTTGGAGGTAAAAGCCAAAAACGGGGATGATTTGCGCGACGGTTTTAATGTGCTCAATAATGTCCGACTCAGGCTCGTTTTTGAATGCAGCCATGCTCACCAGGCCCATATCATAGCCATATTTCACGGCAATATTGGCTTCATTTACAGCCTGATCGGTCAATCCGCAAACACCGGCTACCTTAATAAACGGCCTGTTCAGATGCGCCGTATCTATCTCATCAGCAGTGATTTGGAGCACTTTTTCAAACAGGTTAACCTCCGGATCACGGATCTCGAACTGGGTAGTGTGCACGCCTATCGCCACTCCTCCTGCCCCACTCGCCATGTAATATCTGGTCAAGCCCCTCTGCCTTTTTTCGTCCAGTTGCAGGTTCGCATTCAATGCAAGCGGATGCGCAGGAATCACCGTTCCCTCAAACAGCAGCTTCTTCAATTCTTCTCTAAGCATTACTTTCAATTTTATTATTTCAAATACATTTTCATTCTCCTGCACGCAGTTTTTTACATTAAAACTGACCCTTTCGCTCCTGAAAATGAGTAGGTTTATTAATAGTCTGTCCGCCTTCCTGTAACCATTGGGCCGTAATACCGATCATTTGTTTCAGCGTCGTGCGCGGGTAGCCAAACAACCGGAACGACTCCGCGGCATTGCTCAGCAAAGCCGTCGCCTGCTCTTCATTTACAAACTGTGGTTCGGTATTGAATATACGTCCAAATTCCTTCGCAAGCCAGCGCAACGAAACCGTCTCCGGGCCGGTAATGTTCAATATTTTCGACGGCGCCTCGCAATGCAGCAGCGAACGGATCGCCATTTCATTCGCATCGCCCTGCCAGATTACATTCACATGCCCGGTACTGAGATCGATCGGCTTGCCATTCAAAACAGATTTGGCCACTTCCAGTAAAACCCCATATCTGAAATCAATCGCATAGTTGAGACGGTAAATCAGCAACGGCGTACCATGGACGGACGAAAAGTACTGGAATAGTCGCTCTCGGCCCAGGCATGATTGCCCATATTCCCCCACGGGATCGGCGCGCAACTCCTCCGTAGCGCCACCCGAAGCCACCGTAGTGAACGGGTACACATTACCCGTTGAATACACGACAATTTTTGACTTATGAAATTTCTCAGCCACCCGCCCAGGCAGGTAGGTATTCATCGCCCAGGTATAAGGTTCATTATTGGATGTTCCAAATTTAGTACCGGCCAGGTACAGCACATTTTCCACTTCGGGAAGTGCCTGCAACTGACTATCATCCATGAGGTTAGCAACGATCGTCTCGATACCCTCCGCATTCAGGGCATCAACCAATCCTTCCTCACTGAAACGCGAAACCGCGATGACACGGGTAGGTAATCCGGCGCGCTCGATCGCCTGGCGGGCAAGCCGGGCGATACTAGGCCCTATTTTCCCACCAGCGCCAAGGATCATAATGTCCCCTTTGATGCTCTTCATATCCTCAATCAAGGCGGCTGAGGGACTAAGCCATTTTTCTTCCAATGATGCTGTTCCGGTCATTATTTAAAAAGCGGATTGTTAAAAAATAATTCTTTACTGTTCACGATAGCCAGTGAGAAGATAATGATCAGCCCCAATGCGCCAAAAATCTTCACAAATGTGCTGTTAACCCTATCTCCCATGATACTCTTATCATTTCCAATGAAATACATTGCAGTACCAATAAAAGGAACCACGAAAATGGTAACGCTCTGCGCAAACACGATCAGTTCCAGCGGCAGCTTGCCAAAGCGGATCGCTACCGAAGCGCCAATCACCATCACCAATGCTACCAGATAACGTACTGATTTTGAAGAGAAATTATTTCCCAAACCCAGCGCGTCTCCCAGCAAAGTACCGCCCACCGAAGCATTGCCAATCACCGACGAGAATGCCGCTCCAAACAAACCGATCAGAAAAACAGCGGATGCATTGCTACCAAAAAGCGGCTCCAATGCCTTGGCCATATCACTGGCAGAATTGACAGTGATCCCCTTTGGCTTCAAGATGGCTGCTGCACACACAATTACTATAAAACACATGACACCCAGCAAAATGATGCCGCTGGTACTGTCATTTTGGGTATTCTTCAATGCCGGGTTGGCCCGGATACGTTCCTGGATCAGATAAGACTGGTATAAGGCGCCTACGATGGAAAAGCAGGACGCAGTAAATGCAATGATCAGACCCAAAGAGCCCTCGGGCACATGAGGCGCTACCAGGCCTTGAAGCATTTCGCCGGAATCTGGTTCGGCCCAAAAAAAAGTGGTGATAAACGACAATAACATCACAACAATCAGAAGGATCATTGTTTTTTCGAGTACTGAATAAAAGCTGCGGAAAAACAACAAACAGATCGCAAACAGATTAAAAAAGATGATCCACAAGACAGGCGATGTGTGAAAGAGCTCACCGGCCGCTATGCCCACGCCAACCGAATTTCCTGCCTGAAACGATGTGGCCACCAAGAAGACACCAATACCCATCGCAATCGCCGCACCCTTGCCCCATTTCTTCCTGACCGTCGCCAGCAGCGACATCTCTGTCGATACACCTATCCGGGTCGCCATCGCAGTAAAAATCGCCATAAAGAAAATCGCGACGGCAACAAGCCACAGCAACGAGTAGCCGTATAATGCCCCCATTTTCGAAGTGATCGTCATTTTGCTCGGGCCGAAAACCAGCGCTGCCGTGATCATTCCGGGGCCAAGTGATTTAAGCCATGTGAGCAGTTTGCTTTGAATGTTTTCCAATGTAAAAGGGTCTGGTCGGTGGAAGAAATTTGACGTGGCTGGCAATTTACGGGCACGTGCCCGTAAAGATAGAAAAGATTTAATTAATTCTATTTTTTCTAATTTATATAGATAAAATTTTGTCCCAAATTTCAAGGACTTTGGATTCCAGCGCCTTTGAATTAAAAGACATTATATATGTTGCTTTATCTCAATTTTGATAGAATTCGTAATTTTCCTTCGTCACAATGTCGATCGGCATGTAACTCAGCCTCGTCACCGCGGCGTTCATCACCAGTGTCTGGTGTAGCGCCATCATGCCCCGGTAGCCCTGGTCCTCCGGTCTGTGGCAGATCAGGAAATCTATGACATTGTTTTCAAGATAACCCACATTCTCTTTGACGAAATCATAGCCGATCAGCGATACGTGGGTACGGTGACTGTTTTTAAGAAATGAGGCAACGGTATGGACGCGGGAATTGGTCACAAAAGCAGCCCCTATATCCTTATTTAAATGGAAGAGATAAGTGAGGTGACGCGCCACCGACTGATAATCCGTTTCACTGATGTCAACCCGGATGATATCGTTGGGCTGCACATGATCTTTGAAATAAGCCCTGAACCCCTCCTCTATTTCGGAATAATTGAAGTTATCGGTCTCTTTGGAAATATTGATAATGAGCACCTTAGCATCACTTTGCAGCCTGTAAGTCAGCAGCTTCGCGCCTACGTACCCACTCTTGTACAGATGCGGGCCTATGTAGGAAAGGCTTTGGAGATCGGGAATGTCAGAGTCGATGAACACAAACGGAATTTTACGCTTGGCGCATTGTGCCGCAAATTCCCTCGTTTCCTCGATAAAGGAAGGCGCGATAAGAATGCCATGCACGTCCTGGTCCAGTACCAGTTTGATTTGTTCTGCAAACGACTCTTTATCATTCAGATCGAAGAAAAAAGTCAATGTCTGAACGCCGTATTGCTTGATCTCCGTCTCCGCGCGACGTATCCCGCTCAGTGGAGCGAGCCAGAAATCAGTTTCCTCCGAAACGCTCGGAATGATGACTGCAAGGGTAATGATTTTTTTCGAGGCAAGCCTGCTGGCCAGGATATTAGGCTGATAGTCAAGCTCCTTGATGATATCGTTAATCCGTTTTTTAGTCTTTTCGGAAACGCCGGTCCTGTTATGAAGCACCCTGTCTACTGTTGCGGTGGAGACATTCGCACGCCTCGCTATTTCCTTCACTCCAGAAGCGGTATTTTCTTTTTCCATTCAAGGTTTAGTTTTACTCAGAAGATCGGTGCAACACCATCATATGGCACCCGGCAATCTCATAAGTCTGCGGCAGCCTGCTGTTACTATTGGTATGCAGGCAATTTTAATAATAAATTTTTGACAGGTAAATATAGGCTTTGTTCAATGAAATAGTACAGGGTACTACATAAAATGAAACAGTTCCGCGACAATGCCACGGAACTGTTTGCTTCATCGGCGGACTGGCAGTCAGTCCACAAACCGGATCCTTTTGCAGTCCTCAGCCGTTACCGTAGCCGAGCTTGCCTTCCAGTTTCCTACCAGGTCATTGCCTTTGTAACGCTTGCCAGACACCACATAAGTCCCGATTGGTAAATTCAGACTAACCACTGACGGTGAGCCTGCTGCCCCGCATTCAGGCCGTGTGGGAATGGACTTTGAAAGTGTGCCCAGGACATTGCCATCGACGATCACATCGATACGGTCGAATTTTTCCTGGTCATAATTAGTGTAAAAAATCAGGTTGCCCTGCGGTACCGGTTCGTCATCCTTTTTGCAGGAAAACACCATTGTAGCGATAACAAGCAGGTAGAGGCTGCCGAGACGAACGTTTTTAAAAAGATTTTTCATGGCCTTGTTTAGAATAAGATTGTTACAACATATTTGGTTTCAGAAGCAGGATAGGCTT
The genomic region above belongs to Dyadobacter pollutisoli and contains:
- a CDS encoding peroxiredoxin family protein, translating into MNRKLAILFLMLAASITSYSQSAAGTGKIAPFQIRLTNGQQFTSSQLAAGPVVLIYFSPDCDHCQDFTKDMIKNYNVIANKQVVMVTFQAMDMLKPFVTQYRLGSYPNIKVGTEGTSYLVQRYYQIRSFPYIAIYDKKGNLVKTFEGEQPHAEIFKAIKQI
- a CDS encoding dihydrodipicolinate synthase family protein, whose translation is MLREELKKLLFEGTVIPAHPLALNANLQLDEKRQRGLTRYYMASGAGGVAIGVHTTQFEIRDPEVNLFEKVLQITADEIDTAHLNRPFIKVAGVCGLTDQAVNEANIAVKYGYDMGLVSMAAFKNEPESDIIEHIKTVAQIIPVFGFYLQAAIGGRVYSYDFWQQFAEIPNVLAIKVAAFNRYQTLDVVRAVCNSSRKDEIALYTGNDDNIVADLITPYRFNINGKIVEKGFVGGLLGHWAVWTERAVGLLSTIKTTIKNKEDLSKLLTLNVEVTDMNAAIFDPSHDFHGCITGVHEVLRRQGLLEGIWTLNPKESLSPGQSEEITRVTEAYPHLIDDDFVARLGKS
- a CDS encoding NAD-dependent epimerase/dehydratase family protein encodes the protein MTGTASLEEKWLSPSAALIEDMKSIKGDIMILGAGGKIGPSIARLARQAIERAGLPTRVIAVSRFSEEGLVDALNAEGIETIVANLMDDSQLQALPEVENVLYLAGTKFGTSNNEPYTWAMNTYLPGRVAEKFHKSKIVVYSTGNVYPFTTVASGGATEELRADPVGEYGQSCLGRERLFQYFSSVHGTPLLIYRLNYAIDFRYGVLLEVAKSVLNGKPIDLSTGHVNVIWQGDANEMAIRSLLHCEAPSKILNITGPETVSLRWLAKEFGRIFNTEPQFVNEEQATALLSNAAESFRLFGYPRTTLKQMIGITAQWLQEGGQTINKPTHFQERKGQF
- a CDS encoding Nramp family divalent metal transporter, yielding MENIQSKLLTWLKSLGPGMITAALVFGPSKMTITSKMGALYGYSLLWLVAVAIFFMAIFTAMATRIGVSTEMSLLATVRKKWGKGAAIAMGIGVFLVATSFQAGNSVGVGIAAGELFHTSPVLWIIFFNLFAICLLFFRSFYSVLEKTMILLIVVMLLSFITTFFWAEPDSGEMLQGLVAPHVPEGSLGLIIAFTASCFSIVGALYQSYLIQERIRANPALKNTQNDSTSGIILLGVMCFIVIVCAAAILKPKGITVNSASDMAKALEPLFGSNASAVFLIGLFGAAFSSVIGNASVGGTLLGDALGLGNNFSSKSVRYLVALVMVIGASVAIRFGKLPLELIVFAQSVTIFVVPFIGTAMYFIGNDKSIMGDRVNSTFVKIFGALGLIIIFSLAIVNSKELFFNNPLFK
- a CDS encoding LacI family DNA-binding transcriptional regulator produces the protein MEKENTASGVKEIARRANVSTATVDRVLHNRTGVSEKTKKRINDIIKELDYQPNILASRLASKKIITLAVIIPSVSEETDFWLAPLSGIRRAETEIKQYGVQTLTFFFDLNDKESFAEQIKLVLDQDVHGILIAPSFIEETREFAAQCAKRKIPFVFIDSDIPDLQSLSYIGPHLYKSGYVGAKLLTYRLQSDAKVLIINISKETDNFNYSEIEEGFRAYFKDHVQPNDIIRVDISETDYQSVARHLTYLFHLNKDIGAAFVTNSRVHTVASFLKNSHRTHVSLIGYDFVKENVGYLENNVIDFLICHRPEDQGYRGMMALHQTLVMNAAVTRLSYMPIDIVTKENYEFYQN